Within the Salarias fasciatus chromosome 2, fSalaFa1.1, whole genome shotgun sequence genome, the region acagaCATTTGATATTCCAGTGAACGTGGACTGGAAGTGCTTCAGCCGGGTTTTGCACACAGCGTGTCTGTTCACCCAGCAAAGCCCTAAAGCAGAACAcactggaccctggaccctctCAACGGCCGCCGcctgctctggaggaaaccTTTTGGTTGTAAAAACTGCAACGCGGCAACAAATTGTGCTGATTCGACACTTTCCCCGTCACCAACACAATGACAGCTTGGCTCaaagcagcgtgtgtgtgtgtgtgtgtgtgtgtgtgtgtgtgtgtgtgtgtgtgtgtgtgtgtggtgatggGTGTGACTCACTGACCTCCCAGGGTGTGATTTGGGCGCCTCGGCTGTGTTCGACCTCTCAGAGCTCAGAGACCCGAGTCTGTAACGCTCGGCCCGGCGGGGttcgctgggttactcctttttaCCCAAATTTCTGCTCATATAAAGGCACATCAGAATCTCCCGGTCGAAAGGCACATTAAATACTGCTCTGCCATGTTCTATCTGCagggaatcttggtcttttgagtacacaaacttcttgtgatacagtttaattgctactacgtaaataaaatgtgcggaaacgatcgttcagatcttctcttttattgaaaaaaggtGCATcacattgaacatattaccatgTCTTGACTGCTTGACACTCTTtatctaacaacatgcagagagagcctgcagcctgcagcccctcttcttctgtgtaaaataaggttgaacatgcaaacagcacacctagtggcatgaagtgcaaatgcagtcagcgccgtggtttgaatggggagatccctgatcatgtaaacagcagGAACTCTGTCTGGTTATTCCAAATGTCTCACAaactggaatattgaccttaacccCAATATTGTGCTGTTTGGTCTAATATCAGGTGAGACGTCTTTGGCTCAAAGTCATTAAAGATGACTTTCAAACAACATGTAGCTCATTTCAAACATCCTTTATACGTTTTTACAATTTGTTTTATCAAATGGCagcttttgttttgcatttttaccttttttagACATTTCAAATTAATTGTAGTTCCAGCTATAACTTTCTTGTTTTTGATGTGTTCAGTTTATTATAAACAagtatttttacttttatcaCAAGCTTTTTCCAGTAATGAAGACTTCAGTCTAAACAAGGATTTTTTTGTCCTCATTTGTACAAGCTCAATTTAATTCCTCATcaatctttttccttttttaagtgTATTTCTCATTAGACGCCACGCTGTTGAAGAAGAAGCTTAATGCCCTGCAAATGGAGAGAAGGCAGGAATTGTCCTCAGAACTCTTCGGAGCTCCTGGGTGAGGCTTAGATTTTGTAGGATGTTCTGATTCAACTGTTGCACGGTCTGAATTGGGATTTGGAAGAATGCCACGTGACATTTTGCCCTCCCAACTTtgagcagaaagagagaagtgTTGTTCCTGATGGAGGGGTCTTGATGTGAACCGGACCCTGCTGCAGGATGTGGGGTCAGGGACTTGGTTCTGAGACGCCTTTGATCGCCGGACCGGCCGGAGggccgcctgctgctgcagcagagaaatgCTGTCGTCTGTCCAAGGACAAAGTCTGACTTCCACAACAAGgatgtctgacacacactgaacctcagcagagaccagaaccaggccGTCCCCCTGAGGCTGGCTGGCTGGACTGATCGCTGCTCTGTTGGTTTCTGTTTGTCTGAGATCCTGGAAAGCTTCAAAACCAGGAAACTTGTGCGTTACCATGACAACCATCCATTAGCAAACACATGAACGGTTTTATTTCCCCTTCTGTTTTGATGTGAGCGTCTCAGAACATAGCTGGGTGcagtctttgtctttttttttttttttttttttttttacacagcgACTTCAGTTTATTGAAAGTCACAGACAGAGCTGCCACCGGTTCAGTCCTGCCAGTTCCAGGACCTCTGGGCtcctctgggttcctctgggctcctctgggctcctctgggttcctctgggctcctctgggctcctctgggttcctctgggttcctctgggttcctctgggctcctctgggttcttctgggttcctctgggctcctctgggctcctctgggttcctctgggctcctctgggttcctctgggctcctctgggctcctctgggctcctctgggttcctctgggctcctctgggttcctctgggttcctctgggttcctctgggttcctctgggttcctctgggctcctctgggttcttctgggttcctctgggctcctctgggctcctctgggttcctctgggctcctctgggttcctctgggctcctctgggctcctctgggctcctctgggttcctctgggctcctctgggttcctctgggttcctctgggctcctctgggctcctctgggttcctctgggctcctctgggttcctctgggttcctctgggttcctctgggttcctctgggttcttctgggttcctctgggctcctctgggttcctctggGTTCCTCGCTGCCGTCAGGAGCAATACTTTCAGTTTAACACAACCGAATTGCaatgagagacaggagacgctccgAGAGACTTTCAGCATCGTCACCTGAAATTTCATCTCATTATGAAGGAAAACTGTTTTACAGAGAAGCTTTGAATTAACAGAAGGAAATAACAAAAGAGGCCTGGAACTGTTCATGTCAGAAGATTCCTGCTTCCTGAGGCGGAAGCCAAGCAGACGTCCTCTGGAACAGTCAGCTTTGCTTCTTCTCTACATTGGAAATTGCCCCGTAACACAAGTTTCaggaatttggttgtaactttttatttctgacatttcaaaacaaaacatcaccgtcaccttcaaaataatctccatccgcattaatgcagcgctccagccgtgtctcccacttcaccaatgcgtcgtcagacccgtgcatAATTGTatcattcagggccggctgtgatttgtctgtcacctcctccacatctgcaaaccgctgtcccttcagctgcttcttcaacctggggaacaagaaaaagtcactggaggcttcatctggagaatcaggcggatgggagaggagattcatctcattcttctccagaaactgcgtgaggcgcagcgccgtgtccgctggcgctctgtggtggtggatcaaccggctccactccgccacgacgctctgcttcctcctcacatcctcacggagcgtctgaggacttcctgtagtagtcctggtttacagtctgacctggagggacagactcgctgtggacgagaccctggacagccgagaagcagctcagcattgttttcacggctgagcggacctgacgcgccgacatctggcccttctcagacccccggaccactcatggacctgagtcttccccagagcagcatccttgtaggcttgctgcaacaagctgagtgtttctgctgctgttttcacgcGCTGCTCtagcaatgtcgccattttggaaaaatcgcagagcgcagctgcactctgttactataaatagcgcctgacaggcgtcagtgtcactctgggagctcagctttatcacagatgtgcacgaggcttacctgcagcacatctgatggccagaagtccaaactcattattagtattttatgaccgaattccggtttcttttgggtcccccctcgtatcaACATTGCTCTGTGTTGCGTTACGACCCGAGGTCACAGCATAATAGTCGtctccactcttttttttaatctgtgaatTGTGACATTCTGACAGCTTAGAATGAACGAACAACAAGTACTGAACCAGCCTTTAAACAGTGACTTTTATTCAGTGTTGGTCAAGTTACTTGGAAATAGTAATTAGTTACTGATTACTTCTTCAAGAAAGTAATCATGTGACTTTacttttagttatttttaaagtaaTAAGTTACTGTATTActttacttttcaaaaacatgatgCCCGACCTGAAACActtttcagcagcagagcctcagcCTGATTCTGTTCATTCTGCATTTTCCGTCACATCAAACTGAGtcaaatgaaagtgtttttattacctccgccaggaggttatgtaatcacttcggttggttggttggttggtctgttagcattatggaaaaagtaatgggtggattgcaatgaaacttagtggaaaggtgggtcttgggctaacttccatccatccatccatcttcagccgcttatccaggccgggtcgcgggggcagcagtctcagcagggatgcccagacttcctgtccccagactcttcctccagctcctctgggaggaccccaaggcgttcccaggcccgccgagagacatagtctctccagcgtgtcctgggtcttccccggggtctcctcccggtgggacatgcccggaaaacctccccagggaggcgtccaggaggcatcctgaacagatgcccgagcctcctcagctggtccctctcgatgtggaggagaagcggttctactctgagctcctccctggtgactgagctcctccccctgtctctaagggagtccagccaccctgtggaggaaactcatttcggccgcttgtatccgggatcttgtcctttcggtcatgacccaaagctcatgaccatagatgagggtgggaacatagattgaccggtaaatcgagagcttcgcctttcggctcagctccctcttcaccaaaacggaccgatacaacgactgcatcactgcagccgctgcaccgatccgcctgtcaatctcacgctccatccgtccctcactgtgaacaagaccccaagatactgaaactcctccacctgggctagggtctctctacctacctggagggggcaagccaccttcctccggtcgaggaccatggcctcggatttggaggtgctgatcctcatccctgtcgcttcacactcggctgcgaaccgccccagtgcatgctgcaggtccgggttcgataaagccaacaggacaacatcatctgcaaaaagcagagatgaaatcctgtggtccccgaaccggaccccctccgacccctggtccctgaaccggaccccctccggcccctggctgcacctagaaattctgtccataaaaatgatgaacagaaccggtgacaaagggcagccctgccggagtccaacatgcaccgggaacaggtccgacttactgccggcaatgcggaccagactcctactccggtcatacaaagaacggacggcccttaacagggggccccggactccgtattcccggagcacccccaacaagacaccacgagggacacggtcgaacgccttctccaagtccacaaaacacatgtggactggttgggcaaactcccacgaaccctcgagcaccctatggagggtatagatctggtccactgttccacgaccaggacgaaaaccacattgttcctcctgaatccgaggttcgactatcagtaggatcctcctctccagtaccctggaattgggctaacttagaatccattgaattttggtgatgatccggatcactgtctggatccaggagtttttttaaaggattctttatcattgaccgaTAGGGTGTGCCGCCCAGCGGAACCTCAGTTTTAGTTCCTAGTTGGACCTGTTCCACAGACGGAACAAGACGAGAACATTTCACTagttggcttctcttcaaaacttgatcagagcttcGTCTGTAAGTGATTTCCCCcgatgttggactgtttgtttcctttgttctgcatctctgcatgtccgtcattgtgttgttttgtttactgcTGAGTTACGTTAGGGTGACgactttcatttgaccagtgtagtactgtatctgtccagcagagggcctcagtactaAGTCTTAAATTGAAGATAGACTTTCTTTACATCTGCTTAGTTATgtttatatctggtgttcttattgctgttggtgactgatttgagctgtggcggaggtctgcgctctctgagtgccacatTCTAGTTAAACTTTTTATTGGTTTCAGTATTCTAACTTTATGCACATTGCATCCACCATagttaataaaataataaaataaagttataTTTATGCGTATTCCAGCAGAATAAATACTAATCTATTTTTTGTTCATGCTCCTTCATtcgaacaaaacaaaatgcaaaaataaataatggtgTGAAACCTTCCAGCATGTGAACAGTcaaatatagaaataaaccGATTAAAAGTTTCAGTCTTCAGTGGAAATGAGAAACATGTAGAACAGTATAGACTGATGATGTTCTTCACttcagtcctgctgctctgcagcctgaTTCCACCTGGGCTGAGGTTCTCCTGGGGGGAGGCTCTCTTGGGGGGAGGCTCTCTTGGGGGGAGGTTCTCCTGGGGGGAGGCTCTCCTGGGGGGAGGTTCTCCTGGGGGGAGGCTCTCCTGGGGGAGGTTCTCCACagtggaggttctcctggggGGAGGTTCTCCTGGGGGGAGGTTCTCCACagtggaggttctcctggggGGAGGTTCTCCTGGGGGGAGGCTCTCCTGGGGGGAGGTTCTCCTGGGGGGAGGCTCTCCTGGGGGGAGGCTCTCCTGGGGGGAGGTTCTCCTGGGGGGAGGTTCTCCACagtggaggttctcctggggGGAGGTTCTCCTGGGGGGAGGCTCTCCTGGGGGGAGGTTCTCCTGGGGGGAGGCTCTCCTGGGGGGAGGTTCTCCTGGGGGGAGGCTCTCCTGGGGGGAGGTTCTCCTGGGGGGAGGTTCTCCTGGGGGGAGGTTCTCCTGGGGGGAGGTTCTCCTGGGGGGAGGCTCTCCTGGGGGGAGGTTCTCCTGGGGGGAGGCTCTCCTGGGGGGAGGCTCTCCTGGGGGGAGGCTCTCCTGGGGGGGATTGACGCATCCTAACTGAATCCAGACTGGCGTGGATCTTCCAGAGGAAGCTGTTTCCTCTGCCTGGGCTGAACTGTTCCGTGGAGGATCCTCTCAACAGAATCCGTGTACCGACTGAAGAACCACAAgtaaactgaaacacacttcTTGGAGCTTTCAGGAACATTGTCACTTCAATGGTTATTTAGAAATGGATCCATTTAGGTCTCAAGGTGGAGCCATGTCGGCCTGCCTCCCGATTCCCGTCCCGAGGAGTGGAGACGcagttctggaggttctggaggttctggacgTCCGGCTGCTCCGCTCACCTGCTGGCCTCCATCCCGCCTCTCGGAAACATTCCGGTCAAGCTGCAGGCGACTCTGTGGAGCAGAAAGCCCAGGCTGGGATGAGGGTTTGGTCCTTCTCCATCGTGGTCCAGGGGGACCAGTGAGTCCGGTTCTGGTCCAGGCTCCGGTCCAGGCTCGGTCCAGGCTCTGGTCCAGGCTCTGGTCCAGGCTCCGGTCCAGGCTCCGGTCCAGGCTCTGGTCCTCGCCGATGCCTCGGCCTCAGTGAGAACATCACGGCGCTCCTCCAGTGGGTTCCCCTCACATGGGCCTGACCATGCTCCTTCATCCTTCGTCTGGGTTTCAGTGGACGTTCCTCCTGCATCAGTGGGATTGTGAGGGTTGGTCCGGACGCCCTCCAGACCCGCTGACCCGGGTCACTGTGGGCATCGAGTGTCTCCTCCGGCTAAATGAAAGCAGCCTCAGCTCAGAGGAACCTTCTCTCTGTAATCAACACAGTAGAAAAGGTGAGAATTAAGTCCAGGtttcctccttccctccgtTCCCTCGGCCTCTCGTTTGTTTCCTGCGGCGGACCGACCCAGGAGGCAGCAGAACCGCCCTGAGCAGCACTCTTGTAATGAAGTTCCAGCTCCGGTGCCTTTCTCCGGTGCGGCGTTCCGGGTCCGTGTTGATTGTTCGCCCTTACCGGTCTCTCTCCTCTGACTATTTATAGCAGTTCTAGGCGTCCTGTTCATGTCCACGTCGACTCGTTCCCCCTTCAGGAGCCCCACGCCTCCTCCTGACCCGGGCCTGACCTGGGCCGGTCCCCCTTCAGGAGCTCCATGCCTGAGCTGGCCCTGACCTGGGCCTGACCTGGGCCGGACCCGGGCCGGACCAGGCCTGACCCGGTCCGGACCCGGGCCGGACTGGGCCGAACCGGAGGAAAGGACCACAGCAAGGTCTGGTCCCGGTTCTTACCTGAGAAAATCCCCTCATTTCCCTGTCTATCCGTTAcctctctctgttctgagccCCCTAtacaagccccccccccgctgtaCAGGCAGGAAATTAGTCAAAACAAAGCACTGCTAAAGCCCAGCCCGGCCTCACTGGCGGCTCCAGCTCCTTTGATGTTTCCTGTGAAGGTAAAGCTGGAGGTTTTAATTAAAATAGAGGAAAAAGGATGATTGGAAACAAATGGGAGCTCATTAAACATCAGAGCGGCGGGGGACGGGCTGAACCTGAACCTCCGCTGGGCGTCTCACCGCGTGACCCGGCTGCACAGGTCCAGCAGGTGTTCAGGTCTCAGCTGCACTCACCACCAGTCTACTGCCTATCCAGGCGACCTGAggataagccccgccccctcagtcagCCGTGTCAGCTGACTGCATGCTGTGTAGAAACCGTacggtttccctgttaactggcgACTTGCTGTCTTGTTGCTGCTGGACGTTAAAAACCCGACAGAGAACCGTGTGGAACCGTGAACGAGTCAGTTTGAAGTCCTGCAGGTCAGGCTCCTGTTAGCAAGGAAGTAAAGTGAAACACCGTGCTTACTGCTTTACCAGAGGAGATGTTAGCAACGGGcacaaaacatgaaaagctCAGTCGAAGGACAGACAGCCGCATTTGTAAAAACTCCTCTAAACAACATAGTATGTGAGAAAAGTATCTGGTTCAAACCTGGGTCTATTAACATCCTTCACGCTGAACAGCGAACAGCTTTgggtttgtgtctgtgtttttttggcAGAGCCAGAGGCCGGTTCTCCGGCCTGGTCTGTGGTTCTCATTCAGCTTTCATCACGTCTGGAAAAGAGCAGAGCaggattttatttcattttattttattttatttcatttcattttttccatttagtTCCTGTTCCAGACCAGAATCCTCAGTGGCCACCTCACCAGGTTAACGAGTCAATTTCTGCACTTAGAGACACGTCGACTTTCAAGCTTTGAAGCTGTGGAC harbors:
- the LOC115404257 gene encoding basic proline-rich protein-like, translating into MRQSPPGEPPPRRASPQESLPPGEPPPRRASPQENLPPGEPPPRRTSPQENLPPGEPPPRRTSPQESLPPGEPPPRRASPQENLPPGEPPLWRTSPQENLPPGEPPPRRASPQENLPPGEPPPRRTSPQENLHCGEPPPRRTSPQENLHCGEPPPGEPPPRRTSPQESLPPGEPPPKRASPQESLPPGEPQPRWNQAAEQQD